One part of the Desulfonema ishimotonii genome encodes these proteins:
- a CDS encoding glycosyltransferase family 39 protein, protein MIIGNKKYILLTVILCVSLFLRIYDLSDESIWIDEGWSMRFAKLKIADIFFLKDTNPPLYYLFLHGWMNWFGDSEFSIRLPSAIFAFLSVTMIYKVGVQLFNKEVGLLSALMLGLSAFHIYYSQEARAYSLLVLLTLLSMYFFIRFFRQEDYRTLVQYIFFSILLMYSHIYGAFIIFGQNIYFFTKIFLSKEMDRLRLRRWVLSQLVLVSVFALWLPVLFSTVSESQNGFHKDFLWTLCMPRPSIKTLIDSVIEYSGLSLFFPYILLALFSIMTCEKIGESGREKNLFRSVENCQWKVRLSEVDKIYLLWIWMLSPIIVPFIISRVSVSFYKVRYTIPAAIAFYLLVARGINNIRHNRLKIITIAIVVIFSSVYVVKYYVRVTKEPWRDIAGYVDARAEDMDIILFNRGLCQELLFDYYSKNPGLVKSAFPKETRFVNEENIKELGPVVKGYNRVWVILSHTGDRKGLIVRTLGQSHNLSCHKRYRDKGIDIYIFETAGIKRGLAVSAGLRKPERFGPE, encoded by the coding sequence ATGATTATCGGAAATAAAAAATATATACTGCTGACAGTCATTTTATGTGTAAGCCTTTTTCTCAGGATTTACGATTTAAGCGATGAGAGCATATGGATTGATGAAGGCTGGTCAATGCGTTTCGCCAAGTTGAAAATCGCTGATATTTTCTTTCTTAAGGATACAAATCCGCCGCTGTATTATCTCTTTTTGCACGGATGGATGAACTGGTTCGGCGATTCTGAATTTTCCATAAGACTCCCATCTGCTATCTTTGCGTTTCTGTCGGTAACGATGATATATAAGGTCGGAGTTCAGCTTTTTAATAAAGAGGTCGGCTTATTAAGTGCGTTAATGCTGGGATTGTCTGCATTCCACATCTATTATTCCCAGGAGGCCAGGGCCTATAGTCTTCTCGTTCTGCTAACGCTTCTCTCCATGTATTTTTTCATCAGGTTTTTCAGACAGGAAGATTATCGTACTTTGGTGCAGTATATTTTTTTCAGTATACTGCTGATGTATTCTCATATTTATGGAGCTTTTATCATATTTGGCCAGAACATCTATTTTTTCACAAAGATTTTTTTATCGAAAGAGATGGACCGGTTAAGGTTGAGGCGGTGGGTTTTAAGTCAGCTTGTGCTGGTTTCGGTATTTGCGCTATGGCTGCCGGTTTTATTCTCCACAGTATCAGAGAGCCAGAACGGATTTCACAAGGATTTCCTTTGGACGCTGTGCATGCCGAGACCTTCGATAAAGACTCTTATTGATTCTGTCATTGAATATTCCGGTCTCAGTCTTTTTTTCCCCTATATCTTATTGGCACTTTTTTCAATAATGACCTGTGAGAAAATCGGCGAATCCGGCAGAGAAAAGAATCTGTTCAGGTCTGTTGAAAACTGTCAGTGGAAAGTCCGTTTATCCGAGGTGGATAAGATTTATCTGCTGTGGATATGGATGCTTTCGCCGATTATTGTGCCGTTTATAATTTCGCGGGTATCAGTCTCTTTTTACAAGGTGCGATATACCATTCCTGCGGCAATTGCCTTTTATCTGCTGGTTGCCAGAGGCATAAACAACATCCGGCATAACCGTCTTAAAATCATTACGATTGCAATTGTTGTCATATTTTCCTCCGTATATGTTGTGAAATATTATGTCAGAGTTACCAAGGAGCCCTGGAGGGATATTGCAGGCTATGTCGATGCCAGGGCGGAAGACATGGATATTATTCTGTTTAACAGGGGATTGTGCCAGGAACTTCTTTTTGATTATTACTCCAAAAACCCCGGACTGGTTAAAAGCGCATTTCCGAAGGAAACACGTTTTGTCAACGAGGAAAATATAAAAGAACTTGGTCCGGTTGTAAAAGGATACAACAGGGTGTGGGTCATATTATCCCATACCGGAGACAGGAAGGGCCTCATTGTCAGGACTCTTGGCCAATCCCATAATTTATCCTGCCACAAACGATACCGGGATAAGGGTATTGATATATATATTTTTGAGACTGCCGGCATAAAAAGAGGGCTGGCGGTATCGGCAGGACTTAGAAAGCCTGAACGTTTCGGGCCTGAATAA
- a CDS encoding glycosyltransferase family 39 protein, translated as MNRKDVLLAAILCLSFILRIYDLGGESIWLDEGYSVSFAKMKTGEIFCLQDTNPPLYYMILHWWIGIFGTSEFSIRFPSVIFGVLSVGMMFVAGKQLFDEETGVLAALLMGISAFHVYYSQEARTYSFLVFLTLASMFFFVNLIRRNRISDLAGYVLFSVLLVYAHIYGSFVVLAQNLYVILLGIPFRKEARGILKKWVVGQVAVAGLFALWLPMLLSAMQEVHQGFWLEEPSVGAVLETMMLYSGHLLFLPYIFLAVFSIFSCEKIRRKRGGQNIFQLSEGQQWRVRTVNMESAGLLWVWLIIPLMVPVVISRISTPIYHTRYAISSSVALYLLVAGGIVNIRHRRIKVAVIGFIAMFSLLYVVKTYIRVDKEPWRDVAKYVDMNAKDGDLVLFNRERCLDLTFDYYSGKKGLVKKPFPRDTRFVNAENIRELGPAVGGFDRVWLILSHTGDRQGLIVRHLFRAYAIRHHGQYNNIDLYFFEALPDIASGKEHSGRDTE; from the coding sequence TTGAATCGGAAAGATGTGTTACTGGCGGCGATCCTGTGTCTGAGCTTTATTCTCAGAATTTACGACCTGGGCGGTGAAAGCATATGGCTGGATGAGGGATATTCCGTCAGCTTTGCAAAGATGAAAACAGGGGAGATCTTTTGTCTTCAGGATACAAACCCGCCATTGTATTATATGATTCTCCACTGGTGGATCGGGATATTCGGAACGTCTGAATTCTCAATCCGCTTTCCCTCGGTGATTTTCGGCGTACTCTCTGTGGGAATGATGTTCGTCGCGGGCAAACAGCTCTTTGACGAAGAGACCGGCGTGCTGGCCGCGTTACTCATGGGAATTTCCGCATTTCACGTCTATTATTCCCAGGAGGCCCGGACCTACAGCTTTCTCGTTTTTCTCACGCTGGCATCCATGTTCTTCTTTGTGAATCTCATCCGCCGGAACAGAATTTCCGATCTGGCCGGATATGTTCTTTTCTCAGTGCTGCTGGTCTATGCCCATATTTACGGTTCATTTGTGGTTCTGGCCCAGAACCTGTACGTGATTCTGCTGGGCATTCCGTTCAGAAAAGAGGCGCGGGGCATACTGAAAAAATGGGTTGTGGGCCAGGTTGCGGTGGCCGGATTGTTTGCCCTGTGGCTCCCGATGCTGCTCTCCGCAATGCAGGAAGTACACCAGGGATTCTGGCTTGAGGAGCCGTCAGTCGGGGCTGTTCTCGAAACGATGATGTTGTATTCCGGGCATCTGCTCTTTCTGCCTTACATATTTCTGGCTGTTTTTTCGATATTCTCCTGTGAGAAAATCCGCCGGAAACGGGGGGGACAAAATATATTTCAGTTGTCCGAGGGGCAGCAGTGGCGGGTTCGCACGGTAAATATGGAATCGGCAGGACTGCTCTGGGTATGGCTGATCATTCCCCTCATGGTGCCGGTTGTTATTTCGCGGATTTCAACGCCGATTTATCATACCCGCTATGCCATCTCGTCATCTGTTGCACTTTATCTGCTGGTGGCCGGTGGAATCGTCAATATTCGTCACAGACGTATCAAAGTCGCGGTTATCGGCTTTATCGCAATGTTCTCCCTGCTCTATGTTGTGAAAACATATATCCGTGTCGATAAGGAACCCTGGCGGGATGTGGCGAAATATGTGGACATGAATGCAAAAGACGGGGATCTGGTTCTGTTTAACCGGGAGCGCTGTCTGGATCTCACCTTCGATTACTACTCTGGGAAAAAGGGGCTGGTAAAAAAGCCGTTTCCCAGGGATACCCGGTTTGTGAATGCCGAAAATATCAGAGAACTTGGCCCCGCTGTGGGAGGCTTTGACCGGGTGTGGCTGATTCTGTCCCATACCGGCGACCGGCAGGGGCTGATTGTCAGGCATCTGTTCAGAGCCTACGCAATCAGACATCACGGTCAGTACAACAACATCGACCTCTATTTCTTTGAGGCCCTGCCGGATATCGCTTCCGGGAAAGAGCATTCCGGCAGAGACACGGAATAG